The window AGGGGGGCGGTCAGGGGAAGCCGCGCGCCCGCGCGGGGCGCTTCAATGGGGCCATGGCTCGGAGGCCTCAAAACGTATCAGATTCGGACCTCTCAAGCTTTAGGGGGAACAGAAGAAGGAGATTGCACACAATATTGTATTATGTTAGCATTTATCCGGATCGGGGGAATAATTATGCCTATTACCCAACTCTCAGAAAAGGGTCAGATTCTGGTGCCTAAGGCGCTTCGCCGCAAGCTGGGCTTGAAGCCGGGCGCAAGAGTCCAGTTGACCGAAGAAGAAGGGCGACTGACCCTCTCGCCCGTTCCACCAGACCCGATCGCCGCCGCCACCGGCTTTCTCACAGGGCACTTCTCGTTGACGGCCGATCTCCGCCGAGAGCATCGAGAGGAAATCCGCCGTGAGCGAAAAACTCGTACTTGATAGCTTCGCGCTCGTTGCCCTCTTTCACAAGGAACCGGGCTGGCAAGGCGTGCAAGCGGCGTTCTACGAGCAGGAGAAAGCGCGCACGCAGGCCCTCCTCAAGTCGTACTCACCAACGATCAGGAGTTCCGAGCCGTCGAGCAACTCATCAAGATCCGGTGGCTGACCGGATAACCATCCCGCGTCCTTACACCCCACTTCTCATGCCTCCCTACGTATCCCTCCCCGGCTTCATTCGCCGTTACGAATTGTCCCACATCGAACGGGGTACGCGATGTGCTCCTGTAGGGGCGCGATTTATCGCGCCCTAGTTTCAATCGACACCACACGTCCACGCGCCCGCGCCGGGTGAGACCAGGAAGCCCAAGCCCAAGGAAAGCTGTTTGTACGCGATGGCCCAGGTCTCAAAAGAATGCGTCATTCCGGGCTTGACCCCGGATCGGGTCCGGGGCAGGCTCCTGAATCCAGTTCTTCGGCTCTCGTTCCCCCTCTTTTTTTCGCAATCATGCCCGCCGCCGTCGCGCCTTATGACGCAATGTCTAGGTGGCCGTCGTTTCAATCCACGCCCCCGCGCGGGGGGCGACCGACGCTCACGGCTAACTTTATCGGAAACGGCCTGTTTCAATCCACGCCCCCGCGCGGGGGGCGACGTCTGAGAAGGGGCAAACACGGACGCATAACGTGTTTCAATCCACGCCCCCGCGCGGGGGGCGACTCCGTGCCAAAAGTCGAATACCGAAATGGTACTGGTTTCAATCCACGCCCCCGCGCGGGGGGCGACC is drawn from Candidatus Methylomirabilis lanthanidiphila and contains these coding sequences:
- a CDS encoding SpoVT / AbrB like domain protein codes for the protein MLAFIRIGGIIMPITQLSEKGQILVPKALRRKLGLKPGARVQLTEEEGRLTLSPVPPDPIAAATGFLTGHFSLTADLRREHREEIRRERKTRT